Proteins encoded by one window of Gammaproteobacteria bacterium:
- a CDS encoding peroxiredoxin gives MDTLPDVEVATTNGGRLQLSSLKGKNVVLYFYPKDDTPGCTTEGCDIRDRYTDFQNLETVVLGVSRDDLDSHERFKAKFGFPFELVTDPEEKLCQLLGVIQEKQNYGRTYMGIDRSTFVFDKEGKLRKEWRGVKVPGHAEELLEEIRKL, from the coding sequence ATCGACACCTTGCCGGACGTCGAGGTCGCAACCACCAACGGCGGACGGCTGCAGCTGTCCAGCCTCAAAGGTAAAAACGTCGTTCTGTATTTCTACCCGAAGGACGATACCCCGGGCTGCACCACTGAAGGCTGCGACATCCGCGACCGTTACACCGATTTCCAGAATCTCGAAACCGTTGTACTCGGTGTGTCGCGCGACGACCTCGATTCGCACGAGCGCTTCAAGGCCAAGTTCGGCTTTCCGTTCGAGCTGGTTACCGATCCGGAAGAGAAACTGTGTCAGTTACTGGGTGTCATCCAGGAAAAGCAAAACTACGGCCGTACCTACATGGGCATCGACCGTTCGACCTTTGTCTTCGACAAGGAAGGAAAACTGCGCAAAGAATGGCGCGGCGTGAAGGTCCCGGGCCATGCCGAGGAGCTGCTCGAGGAAATTCGTAAGCTCTAG
- a CDS encoding PhoH family protein translates to MTKKRKIFVLDTNVLIHDPTAILRFQEHDVYLPIVVLEELDRAKVGMSEVARNVRQVSRFLDELIENANGDIGGGIKIPAASPSIEKGRLHFHMEAVHSVLPNGMRAESADNMLLGITLDLAKSHAGRDVMLVTKDINLRIKAHALNVHAEDYTTDQVLDDANLLYTGTERMTADFWEQHGRNMESWKQDGRTYYRISNPHVRSWQPNQFIYTEDSHPFEAVVRRVENETATIEVLRDFRHEKHKVWGINARNREQNFALNLLMDPDIDFVTLLGHAGTGKTLMTLAAALAQTLETRRYAEIIMTRQTVPVGEDIGFLPGTEEEKMGPWMGALEDNLDVLHDTGGQAQGAWGRAATNDLLRSRIRIKSLNFMRGRTFLRKFLIIDEAQNLSPHQMKTLITRAGPGSKIVCLGNIAQIDTPYLTETTSGLTYVVDRFKPWDHSGHVTLQRGERSRLADFASESL, encoded by the coding sequence ATGACGAAAAAGCGGAAGATTTTCGTACTCGATACCAACGTCCTCATTCACGATCCCACAGCAATTCTTCGGTTTCAGGAACACGATGTTTACCTGCCGATCGTCGTGCTCGAAGAGCTTGACCGAGCCAAAGTCGGCATGTCCGAGGTCGCGCGCAACGTCCGCCAAGTCAGCCGTTTTCTCGATGAATTGATCGAAAACGCGAACGGCGATATCGGCGGCGGCATCAAGATCCCGGCGGCATCGCCGAGCATCGAGAAGGGTCGTTTGCACTTCCACATGGAAGCGGTGCACAGCGTGCTGCCGAACGGTATGCGCGCCGAATCGGCCGACAACATGCTGCTCGGCATCACCCTCGACCTCGCCAAGAGCCATGCCGGCCGCGACGTGATGTTGGTAACGAAAGACATCAACCTGCGCATCAAAGCGCATGCGCTCAACGTGCACGCCGAGGACTACACCACCGATCAGGTACTCGACGACGCCAACCTGCTGTACACCGGCACCGAGCGCATGACCGCCGATTTCTGGGAACAGCACGGCCGCAACATGGAGTCGTGGAAGCAGGACGGGCGTACGTATTACCGCATCAGCAACCCGCATGTGCGTTCCTGGCAACCGAACCAGTTCATCTACACCGAAGACTCGCATCCGTTCGAAGCGGTCGTGCGCCGCGTCGAGAACGAGACGGCGACCATCGAAGTGTTGCGCGACTTCCGCCACGAGAAGCACAAGGTGTGGGGCATCAACGCCCGCAACCGCGAGCAAAATTTCGCGCTCAATCTGCTGATGGACCCGGATATCGATTTCGTGACGCTGCTCGGCCATGCCGGCACCGGCAAGACGCTGATGACGCTGGCGGCGGCGCTGGCACAGACGCTCGAAACCCGACGCTACGCCGAGATCATCATGACCCGGCAAACGGTGCCGGTCGGTGAAGACATCGGCTTCCTGCCCGGTACCGAGGAAGAGAAGATGGGTCCGTGGATGGGCGCGCTCGAAGACAACCTCGACGTGCTACACGACACCGGCGGCCAAGCGCAAGGCGCCTGGGGTCGTGCCGCGACCAACGACTTGCTGCGCTCGCGTATCCGCATCAAGTCGCTCAACTTCATGCGCGGGCGCACATTCTTGCGCAAGTTCTTGATCATCGACGAAGCGCAGAACCTGAGCCCGCATCAGATGAAGACACTGATCACGCGCGCCGGCCCCGGCAGCAAGATCGTCTGTCTCGGCAACATCGCCCAAATCGATACGCCGTACCTCACGGAAACGACCTCGGGCCTGACGTACGTGGTCGATCGCTTCAAACCGTGGGACCACAGCGGTCACGTCACGCTGCAACGCGGCGAGCGTTCGCGCTTGGCGGATTTCGCGTCGGAAAGCTTGTAA
- the rimI gene encoding ribosomal protein S18-alanine N-acetyltransferase: MSAAVVAPERARLRPMREADLTAVMDVERASYEFPWTRSIFRDCLRVGYFCYVYETPAGVIGHGLMSIGAGECHLLNICVRPDYQRRGLGRAMVNYLVKLARRQGARVALLEVRVSNTAAYKLYTSLGFDEIGIRKDYYPARDGREDAIILARDLTLDRDPSSLERR, translated from the coding sequence GTGAGCGCCGCCGTCGTCGCCCCCGAACGCGCGCGGCTACGGCCGATGCGCGAAGCGGATTTGACGGCGGTCATGGATGTGGAGCGCGCGTCTTACGAATTCCCCTGGACGCGATCGATTTTTCGCGATTGTCTGCGAGTCGGTTATTTTTGTTATGTCTACGAAACACCGGCCGGTGTGATTGGCCACGGCCTCATGTCGATCGGTGCCGGTGAGTGTCACTTACTCAACATCTGTGTGCGCCCCGATTACCAGCGGCGCGGTCTCGGCCGGGCCATGGTTAACTACTTGGTCAAGCTGGCGCGTCGCCAAGGCGCGCGCGTGGCGTTGTTGGAGGTGCGCGTGTCCAACACCGCGGCCTATAAGCTGTATACCAGCCTCGGTTTCGACGAAATCGGTATTCGTAAAGATTACTACCCGGCGCGCGATGGTCGTGAAGACGCCATCATTCTCGCGCGCGATTTAACCCTCGATCGCGATCCGTCTTCCCTCGAACGCCGCTAG